One Candidatus Saccharibacteria bacterium RAAC3_TM7_1 genomic region harbors:
- a CDS encoding hypothetical protein (RAAC3_TM7_1_684): MYNHGMKVNIDASTRTFIRFWLVPLGIFLAGLAIYSARTALVILGTAFFLALALNAPVSRLARYFPGNSRAASTAVAYILVVALLGAFIFLAVPPIIQQTAKFIQTVPSLVTTAQEQWHGLDRLITEYHLQSQVDQLTDSIKNSTSTWASSAGSSVVSGIGSFFSILTGTILVLVLSFLMLIEGPAWMRRIWGLYTDQKKMAFHKNVVHRMNAVVSGYVTGQLTVSGLGALAAGTMVFILSFFFNIPSNLAIPTAAITFVLSLIPMFGATIGGLLIASLLAFNDIGAAIVYVAFFVVYQQIENNYISPTIQSRRLELSALAILTSVAIGLYLFGIAGGVISIPIAGCIKVLIQTYLERNRTVADEPEHPVVKLVKKARNKAV; this comes from the coding sequence ATGTATAATCACGGTATGAAAGTAAACATCGACGCCTCAACCCGTACATTTATCCGTTTTTGGCTGGTGCCACTGGGGATTTTCCTAGCCGGGCTGGCGATCTATAGTGCTCGTACTGCCCTCGTCATTCTTGGCACTGCCTTCTTCTTGGCGCTGGCATTGAATGCACCAGTTAGTCGGCTGGCACGGTATTTTCCGGGTAATAGCCGGGCGGCAAGTACGGCTGTTGCTTATATCTTGGTAGTTGCCCTACTCGGTGCGTTTATATTTCTAGCCGTTCCGCCAATCATTCAGCAAACGGCGAAGTTTATCCAGACCGTTCCCTCGCTTGTCACTACAGCGCAGGAACAGTGGCATGGCCTCGACCGTCTGATCACTGAATATCATTTGCAATCCCAGGTTGATCAGCTGACGGATTCGATCAAAAATTCAACTTCTACCTGGGCGTCAAGCGCTGGCAGTAGTGTCGTTAGCGGTATCGGCTCATTCTTCTCGATTCTCACTGGCACCATCCTGGTGTTGGTACTGTCATTCTTGATGCTGATCGAGGGGCCAGCCTGGATGCGTCGTATCTGGGGTCTCTATACCGACCAGAAAAAGATGGCGTTTCATAAAAATGTCGTACACCGTATGAACGCGGTCGTGTCGGGCTATGTCACCGGCCAACTGACCGTTTCAGGACTGGGTGCACTGGCCGCCGGCACGATGGTATTTATCCTTAGCTTCTTCTTTAATATACCAAGTAACCTAGCGATTCCGACCGCAGCAATTACCTTTGTCCTGTCGCTCATACCAATGTTTGGTGCGACGATCGGCGGTCTATTAATTGCTTCCCTGCTCGCCTTCAATGACATCGGAGCGGCGATTGTCTATGTCGCCTTCTTTGTGGTTTATCAGCAAATCGAAAATAATTATATTTCACCAACCATCCAGTCGCGTCGGTTGGAACTTTCGGCGCTCGCTATCTTGACGTCAGTGGCTATCGGCTTGTATCTCTTTGGCATTGCCGGTGGTGTTATCTCGATCCCGATCGCTGGTTGCATCAAGGTTCTAATTCAAACCTATCTCGAGCGCAACCGTACCGTTGCTGACGAGCCGGAGCATCCGGTCGTGAAACTTGTCAAAAAAGCTCGCAACAAAGCCGTCTAA
- a CDS encoding replicative DNA helicase (RAAC3_TM7_1_691), protein MATKEISAGKVPPQSLDAEKSLLGAILIDDEVLADASEFVTEKDFYDKRHGLIYAAMMRLYEKHRPVDLLTLTDELKRKKELETVGGSAYLSELTTYVPTAAHAAAYAELVAQKAVRRRLIKASGDISELGYDEETTTQELLEKAEAELFSVSDQSLKQDVVSLESILTDSFDRMEELHRNKGQLRGIRTGYRDLDTMTAGLQRSDLIILAARPAMGKTTLVTNLAYNVATIAKQPVLFFSLEMSKEQLVDRMLSDASGVDAWNIRTGNLSDDDFSKLSDAMGELAEAPIFIDDTPGLTVLEMRTKARRVSHEHPLGLIIVDYLQLMQASGRSDGNRVQEVSEISRGLKLIARELNVPLIALSQLSRTVESRSPQIPQLSDLRESGSIEQDADIVSFIYRPGYYEPDNPEVQNITKLIIAKHRNGPTGEVGLYFHPERLRFMSLDKKHGS, encoded by the coding sequence ATGGCTACGAAAGAAATATCCGCGGGCAAAGTGCCCCCACAGAGTTTAGACGCCGAGAAGAGCCTGCTTGGAGCGATTTTGATTGATGATGAAGTCCTCGCAGACGCCTCTGAGTTTGTGACGGAAAAAGATTTTTATGACAAACGGCACGGCCTTATCTACGCTGCCATGATGCGTCTCTATGAAAAGCACCGACCAGTCGACCTGTTGACATTGACCGATGAACTGAAACGAAAGAAAGAGCTCGAGACTGTCGGCGGCTCAGCCTACTTAAGTGAGTTGACAACCTACGTACCGACCGCCGCGCACGCCGCGGCCTACGCCGAACTTGTCGCACAAAAGGCCGTTAGACGCCGGTTGATCAAAGCCAGCGGCGATATCTCAGAGCTCGGCTACGACGAAGAGACGACCACCCAGGAATTACTCGAAAAGGCCGAGGCTGAACTGTTTTCGGTCAGCGACCAATCACTCAAGCAGGATGTCGTCAGCCTGGAGAGTATACTCACAGATAGTTTTGACCGCATGGAGGAGCTTCACCGTAACAAAGGTCAGCTGCGCGGCATCCGCACCGGCTACCGCGACCTCGACACTATGACTGCTGGGTTGCAGCGGAGTGACCTAATTATCCTGGCCGCACGTCCAGCGATGGGTAAAACGACACTGGTAACGAACTTAGCGTACAATGTGGCGACGATTGCCAAGCAGCCGGTGCTTTTCTTTAGTCTCGAGATGAGCAAAGAGCAGTTGGTTGATCGCATGCTGTCCGATGCGTCCGGCGTCGATGCCTGGAATATTCGCACCGGAAACTTGAGCGATGATGACTTTTCGAAACTATCCGACGCCATGGGCGAGCTAGCGGAAGCACCGATCTTTATCGATGATACGCCTGGTCTCACCGTGCTTGAAATGCGCACCAAAGCACGCCGCGTATCGCACGAGCATCCACTCGGGCTTATCATCGTTGACTACTTGCAACTCATGCAAGCCTCCGGTCGTTCTGACGGCAATCGCGTCCAAGAGGTCAGTGAGATTTCCCGCGGTTTGAAGCTGATTGCCCGTGAGCTGAACGTACCGTTGATTGCACTATCACAGCTGTCGCGTACCGTTGAGTCACGTTCACCGCAGATTCCGCAGCTTTCCGACCTACGCGAGTCGGGAAGCATCGAGCAGGACGCCGACATCGTTAGTTTTATCTATCGTCCTGGCTACTACGAGCCGGACAATCCTGAGGTGCAGAATATCACCAAGCTAATCATTGCCAAGCACCGAAACGGCCCAACCGGCGAAGTCGGCCTCTACTTCCACCCGGAGCGGTTGCGCTTTATGTCACTCGACAAAAAACATGGCTCCTAA
- a CDS encoding DNA polymerase III, subunit gamma and tau (RAAC3_TM7_1_692): MGVALYRKYRSRSLADIVGQPQVTELLTNAIKQGKIAHAYLFTGPKGTGKTSIARILAHEINNLPYKDDTSHLDIIEIDAASNNGVEDIRDLRDRVQIAPVSAKKKVYIIDEVHMLSKPAFNALLKTLEEPPEHVVFILATTDLDKVPATILSRTQRHTFRRASIADLVKNLRSIAKKEKINIDDAALELIAHHSDGSFRDSVSLFDQLAASITSGESLSKTAVLHSLGLADDEKIDQLLRATLAGDIQTVTDLMDEISSRGTSARTIVQQLHARIRSELPAQPGLAILLDRLLDVSRSGYPELKLLTTLSLFSVPQTVDVPIADTPISVPKPVTTVSKVKPTASADKSKDDKASDSVAATPPKKKSPKNAQPFEWQKLLEYVRSRHVALHSVLTKCEAVLDGETLLLYTKSPFYKKKLDDSRYRVLLNDSIDAVGFSPLEIVTKGTAAPLKDSQAAKVAAIMGGGEDVSVE; encoded by the coding sequence ATGGGAGTTGCACTATATCGTAAATACCGCAGTCGTTCTTTGGCTGATATTGTCGGGCAACCGCAAGTCACTGAGCTACTTACAAATGCAATAAAGCAGGGAAAGATTGCCCATGCCTATTTGTTTACTGGCCCGAAAGGCACTGGTAAAACGTCGATTGCGCGCATATTAGCCCATGAGATCAATAACCTACCCTACAAAGACGATACGTCGCACCTTGATATCATCGAGATCGACGCAGCGAGTAATAATGGGGTCGAGGACATTCGCGACTTACGTGACCGCGTACAAATTGCTCCGGTCAGTGCTAAGAAAAAAGTCTACATCATCGATGAAGTACACATGCTCTCAAAGCCGGCCTTTAATGCACTTCTTAAAACTCTCGAGGAACCACCCGAGCACGTTGTTTTTATCCTTGCCACTACTGACCTCGACAAAGTGCCAGCGACAATTCTTAGTCGCACCCAGCGTCATACATTTCGCCGCGCTTCAATCGCCGACCTTGTCAAAAACCTGCGCTCTATCGCCAAAAAAGAAAAGATTAATATCGATGATGCTGCCCTGGAGTTGATTGCTCACCATAGCGACGGCAGTTTCCGTGACAGCGTGAGCCTGTTCGACCAGCTCGCAGCCAGCATTACCTCTGGTGAGTCTCTATCAAAGACTGCCGTTCTTCATTCACTCGGCCTCGCGGACGACGAAAAGATCGACCAGCTACTCCGGGCGACCCTTGCTGGCGACATACAGACCGTCACCGATCTTATGGACGAGATCAGCTCACGTGGTACATCGGCTCGCACCATCGTCCAACAGCTCCATGCGCGTATCCGCAGCGAACTGCCAGCTCAGCCTGGTTTAGCCATTTTACTCGACCGGCTACTCGACGTCAGCCGCTCCGGCTATCCTGAATTAAAACTCCTTACTACCTTGAGTCTATTCAGTGTACCCCAAACAGTCGACGTACCGATCGCAGACACTCCCATTTCTGTGCCAAAGCCGGTGACAACAGTTTCTAAAGTAAAACCGACTGCGTCCGCCGATAAGTCGAAGGATGATAAGGCTTCCGACTCTGTCGCGGCTACGCCACCAAAAAAGAAGTCCCCGAAAAACGCCCAGCCGTTCGAATGGCAGAAACTACTCGAATACGTCCGCTCACGCCACGTCGCGCTTCACAGTGTACTCACAAAATGTGAGGCGGTACTCGACGGCGAAACGTTGCTTCTCTACACCAAAAGTCCGTTTTACAAAAAGAAACTCGATGACAGCAGATATCGAGTGTTGCTTAACGATTCAATCGACGCAGTTGGCTTTTCACCTCTGGAAATCGTCACAAAAGGTACGGCTGCACCATTAAAAGATAGCCAGGCAGCGAAGGTTGCTGCTATTATGGGGGGTGGAGAAGATGTGAGCGTCGAATAA
- a CDS encoding hypothetical protein (RAAC3_TM7_1_693), which translates to MAKIHFKYGAMNSGKSDTLIKTAFNYEERGLKVIVVKPKIDTKGDDLIVARGGHKRSANILADQTTNLETEILKTKNAAVVLVDEAQFLTRDQISQLFRIAKQHGISVICYGLRADFRTELFPGSERLFEVADNIEKLPTMCFCGSQAEFNTRKVNGKYVFEGDQVAIDGKDKVEYDSLCGRCYIREGGTV; encoded by the coding sequence ATGGCTAAAATACATTTCAAATACGGGGCGATGAATAGTGGTAAGAGTGATACGCTGATTAAAACAGCATTCAACTACGAGGAGCGCGGACTAAAGGTTATCGTCGTCAAACCGAAAATTGACACCAAGGGAGATGACCTAATAGTTGCTCGCGGCGGACACAAGCGCAGTGCCAACATCCTGGCCGATCAGACTACGAACCTCGAAACGGAAATTTTAAAAACCAAGAATGCGGCCGTTGTGCTCGTCGATGAAGCGCAGTTTCTCACCCGCGACCAAATCAGCCAATTATTCCGGATCGCCAAACAACATGGTATTTCCGTTATCTGCTATGGTCTGCGTGCGGATTTCCGTACGGAATTGTTTCCAGGCAGCGAACGTCTGTTTGAAGTGGCCGACAATATCGAAAAGCTCCCGACGATGTGCTTTTGTGGTTCTCAAGCTGAGTTCAATACCCGAAAGGTGAATGGCAAATACGTTTTTGAAGGTGATCAAGTGGCGATCGACGGCAAAGATAAAGTCGAGTATGACTCCCTCTGCGGCCGCTGTTACATTCGCGAAGGCGGCACGGTCTAG
- a CDS encoding hypothetical protein (RAAC3_TM7_1_683) translates to MKVVLIHNSLSGQNMTLPQLKKMFRRHKVTVTDSFSARQLNSAKLAALVQRGVTVAVVGGDGTHSNVAELIAGTKSTLLPLPGGTFNHFVRDLGMESDIEAVLGHLDDARKRMIDVAYVNGRLFLNNSNIGMYPFSLLEQKKTRRIVGKWLAAAWTAVIQMVEFRRHRLNIDGRNIRTPFVFVGNNEYDLQAIGLPPKTTLVGGKLFVVVSTSSTRFGFMKAVFMAALGRARQHDELEIDQPSQLTIDSPHKKIAISYDGEAVTTIPPLHYHIEPKHLRVMYVPKSDV, encoded by the coding sequence ATGAAAGTAGTACTTATACATAACTCTTTATCCGGGCAAAATATGACACTGCCTCAGCTGAAGAAAATGTTTCGTCGTCACAAGGTGACTGTTACGGATTCGTTCTCCGCCCGTCAGCTAAATTCGGCTAAGCTTGCCGCGCTGGTACAAAGAGGCGTTACCGTAGCGGTGGTAGGTGGCGATGGGACGCACAGCAATGTCGCCGAACTTATTGCTGGCACAAAATCGACACTATTGCCTTTGCCCGGTGGTACGTTCAACCATTTTGTGCGTGATTTGGGGATGGAAAGCGATATCGAGGCTGTTCTCGGGCACCTTGATGATGCGAGGAAGCGGATGATTGATGTGGCGTACGTCAATGGACGCCTATTCCTCAATAATTCCAATATCGGCATGTATCCATTTAGTCTCCTAGAGCAGAAAAAGACGCGCCGTATCGTTGGCAAATGGCTGGCAGCGGCTTGGACGGCGGTGATCCAGATGGTTGAGTTCCGCCGACACCGGTTGAATATCGACGGTCGAAACATTAGGACGCCATTTGTATTTGTTGGTAATAATGAATACGATTTGCAGGCCATCGGGTTACCGCCCAAGACGACATTGGTTGGTGGCAAGCTGTTTGTCGTCGTATCAACCTCCTCAACGCGTTTTGGATTTATGAAGGCTGTCTTTATGGCGGCGCTCGGCAGAGCCCGCCAGCACGACGAGCTCGAAATCGACCAGCCAAGTCAGCTCACGATCGATAGTCCTCATAAAAAAATTGCTATTAGTTACGACGGTGAGGCAGTAACAACGATACCGCCGCTACATTACCACATCGAGCCAAAACATCTACGCGTTATGTATGTGCCGAAAAGTGATGTATAA
- a CDS encoding Cysteine-tRNA ligase (RAAC3_TM7_1_685), whose translation MKLHNTLTGTKDEFTPLVGNTVKLYTCGLTVYSQPHIGNWVAYIYWDVLVRTLRALDYKVERVQNITDVGHLTDDADAGEDKMLKSALKEGKTAWDVAQKYIDIADHEAYDTLKLLRPEHMPRATDYIAQQVALVEELEKKGFTYQIKDGIYFDTDKLKDYGKLARLDIKGLHFGARVADTGKKNPTDFALWKFSPKDQQRDMEWDSPWGKGFPGWHLECSAMAMDILGEQIDIHTGGIDHIPVHHTNEIAQTEALTSKPFSHFWVHANHIKVNGTKMSKSLDNIYTLDDIVNKGYDLNAFKLLVLSKHYRTEGNFTWEILDASANRLKNWQAAAVLRHQTHDTLQDDDEKDTDASSISLLATPHVITEALADDLDTPRALTLIDEAFNHLETRSLERIHHNSLIALLEAINELLGIDLLTSTPDIDDKSKQLILERQRARENKDWRRSDELRDALIEKGVAVRDTLSGSVWYYL comes from the coding sequence ATGAAATTGCATAACACGCTAACTGGCACAAAAGATGAGTTTACGCCGCTTGTCGGTAATACCGTCAAGCTTTACACCTGCGGACTGACCGTTTACTCGCAGCCACACATTGGCAACTGGGTGGCCTACATCTATTGGGACGTGTTAGTTCGAACACTACGTGCACTCGACTATAAAGTTGAGCGTGTGCAAAACATCACCGATGTCGGCCATCTAACCGATGATGCCGATGCTGGCGAAGACAAGATGCTAAAAAGTGCCCTAAAAGAAGGCAAAACCGCCTGGGATGTGGCACAGAAATATATCGACATTGCTGATCACGAAGCCTATGACACACTGAAACTTCTCCGTCCTGAACATATGCCGCGCGCAACCGACTATATCGCTCAGCAGGTTGCACTTGTCGAGGAGCTTGAGAAGAAAGGCTTTACCTACCAGATTAAGGATGGTATCTACTTTGATACCGATAAACTGAAGGACTATGGAAAACTGGCGCGGCTTGATATCAAAGGCCTCCACTTCGGTGCTCGCGTGGCCGATACGGGCAAAAAAAATCCGACCGATTTTGCACTCTGGAAATTCAGTCCAAAAGACCAGCAACGTGACATGGAGTGGGACAGTCCGTGGGGTAAAGGTTTTCCGGGCTGGCATCTGGAATGTAGCGCCATGGCGATGGACATTCTGGGCGAGCAGATCGACATTCATACTGGCGGCATCGACCATATTCCAGTGCATCACACCAATGAAATTGCCCAAACTGAAGCCCTTACCAGTAAGCCCTTTTCGCACTTTTGGGTGCATGCCAACCATATCAAGGTTAATGGCACTAAAATGAGCAAGAGCCTCGATAATATTTACACGCTTGATGATATTGTGAACAAAGGCTACGATCTAAACGCTTTCAAACTACTGGTACTCTCAAAGCACTACCGCACCGAGGGCAACTTTACCTGGGAGATTCTCGATGCCAGCGCCAACCGCTTAAAAAACTGGCAGGCCGCCGCGGTTCTACGCCACCAGACACACGACACACTGCAAGATGACGACGAAAAAGATACCGATGCGTCGAGCATCTCACTGCTTGCCACGCCGCATGTCATTACCGAAGCATTGGCGGATGATCTCGATACGCCTCGGGCACTCACGCTAATCGATGAAGCATTTAATCATTTAGAAACTCGCAGCCTGGAGCGCATTCATCATAACAGCCTGATCGCACTACTTGAGGCAATCAACGAGCTCCTCGGCATTGATCTACTAACGAGCACGCCTGATATTGACGACAAAAGCAAGCAGCTCATCCTTGAGCGTCAGCGAGCACGGGAAAATAAAGATTGGCGACGTTCCGACGAACTACGCGACGCACTTATTGAAAAGGGTGTCGCCGTACGCGACACCCTCAGTGGCAGTGTTTGGTATTATCTTTAG
- a CDS encoding hypothetical protein (RAAC3_TM7_1_690): MVKQKLTEMFLYRWRYVLGYGLFAIILALLLWLAGLYIPGGLPSSEIHSALISDGLNPAHLFSLAPQELLFLPYRLLQAASIAVFGFSSVSIKLPSLILAFFSALGILYLVNLWFKRNVAVIACLIAVTTTQFLLAAQSGQPGISYIFLTVWILVAASLIAQRGALAHIWVIGGFILAGIGLYLPLNIYVLIALIITALIHPHARHTLLHKASRPILAIGGILFLVIISPLIIGTINTSDLLLQLLGIPHDWGVVGENAKILLSQYASFAAPSNADVVLPAYGFGTFLLIMLGLYRMFTTKYTTKSYIISFWLIFLLPLVFLNPSYINITFIPVILLVALGIDYLIWSWYRLFPKNPYARVFGLVPLAVLVIGLVGSGIDHYAYGYHYDHSVYTQYNFDLGLLSKKLRTLDPNATVHLVVKESDQPLYRAFATHQRNIKRLTVSSEVSTTGSDITIIERGLHTSVAKAPADILIAKTTEAGDRFYLYKNPTR, translated from the coding sequence ATGGTGAAACAAAAGCTTACAGAAATGTTCCTTTACCGCTGGCGCTATGTGCTGGGCTACGGCCTGTTCGCCATCATTCTGGCGCTGTTACTCTGGTTGGCTGGCTTGTACATCCCCGGCGGTCTACCGAGTAGTGAGATTCACTCGGCGCTGATCAGTGATGGGCTGAACCCAGCTCATCTCTTTAGTCTAGCGCCGCAAGAGTTACTCTTTTTACCGTACCGACTACTCCAGGCTGCCAGCATCGCCGTATTTGGCTTCTCGTCCGTGAGTATTAAGCTCCCGTCGCTCATCTTGGCGTTTTTCTCAGCCCTCGGTATTCTTTACCTGGTTAATCTTTGGTTCAAGCGCAATGTCGCCGTAATTGCTTGCCTGATCGCTGTCACAACAACGCAGTTCCTCCTAGCTGCCCAAAGTGGACAGCCAGGTATCAGCTATATCTTCCTGACGGTCTGGATCTTGGTAGCAGCTTCGCTTATCGCACAGCGTGGCGCCCTAGCTCATATCTGGGTAATTGGCGGCTTTATCCTCGCTGGTATCGGACTGTACTTACCGCTCAATATTTACGTACTGATCGCCCTCATTATTACTGCCTTGATCCACCCTCATGCCCGCCATACGCTACTCCATAAAGCTTCGCGCCCCATTCTCGCGATTGGCGGCATACTGTTTCTCGTCATTATTTCGCCCCTTATCATTGGCACTATTAATACTTCCGATCTTCTATTGCAACTACTCGGTATCCCGCACGACTGGGGGGTCGTCGGTGAAAACGCCAAGATCCTACTGTCGCAGTATGCCAGCTTCGCTGCGCCCTCGAACGCCGATGTTGTGCTGCCGGCGTATGGGTTCGGCACGTTTCTGCTCATTATGCTCGGTCTTTATCGGATGTTTACGACGAAGTATACGACCAAAAGCTACATCATCAGCTTTTGGCTTATCTTTTTGCTGCCGCTCGTATTCCTAAACCCGAGCTATATCAATATTACTTTCATACCCGTCATCCTACTGGTCGCACTCGGGATCGATTATCTCATTTGGTCGTGGTATCGTCTCTTTCCGAAGAATCCATATGCACGCGTATTTGGTTTGGTACCGCTCGCCGTACTGGTAATCGGCCTGGTCGGCTCCGGTATCGACCACTACGCCTACGGCTATCACTATGACCATAGCGTCTACACACAGTATAATTTTGACCTTGGCCTACTCTCGAAGAAACTGCGTACACTTGATCCTAACGCAACCGTACACCTTGTCGTCAAGGAATCCGACCAGCCATTGTATCGTGCCTTCGCCACACATCAGCGTAACATCAAGCGGCTGACGGTTTCATCTGAAGTGAGCACCACAGGAAGCGATATCACCATCATCGAACGAGGACTGCATACTAGTGTCGCTAAAGCGCCCGCCGACATCCTGATCGCCAAGACAACCGAAGCCGGCGACCGCTTTTACCTCTACAAAAACCCGACACGCTAG
- a CDS encoding Phosphoesterase, DHHA1 (RAAC3_TM7_1_686) → MFEIATKLITDASRIVIIQAENPDGDSLGSALALEEILGDLGKEVSLYCPVDIPKYLRYVKGWDRVELGFDTKADLAIILDTSADVLLTKILETHGIRHFLETRPVLVIDHHTTASTLSFDHTMLASEKAISTSEVIFKLAKKAGWQVSTQAAEDLLVAQLADSLGLSTQTVTPESYRIAAELTELGAHVAAIEERRREFMKKSPEILRYKGELIGRIEYLLDGKLALVHIPWEDIQAYSDQYNPSVLVLDEMRLVENVEVAVAIKTYPDGKLTGKLRSNQPVSETIAGYFGGGGHPYASGFRVYEEYDKIVHELVTATDKALHEIA, encoded by the coding sequence ATGTTTGAAATTGCTACAAAACTCATTACCGATGCATCACGCATAGTCATCATCCAAGCCGAGAACCCGGACGGTGATAGCCTGGGGAGTGCGTTAGCGCTTGAGGAAATCCTTGGCGACCTAGGGAAGGAAGTCTCGCTGTACTGTCCAGTCGATATTCCAAAGTACCTACGCTATGTAAAAGGTTGGGATCGCGTCGAGCTAGGATTTGATACCAAAGCTGATCTGGCGATTATTCTTGATACCAGCGCTGACGTTTTACTCACGAAGATACTTGAAACACATGGCATTCGCCACTTCCTTGAAACTCGCCCGGTACTGGTCATCGATCACCATACGACCGCCAGTACGCTTAGCTTCGACCATACTATGCTGGCCAGTGAAAAAGCGATATCAACTAGTGAGGTTATCTTTAAGTTGGCAAAAAAAGCTGGGTGGCAGGTAAGTACTCAAGCTGCAGAAGATCTACTGGTTGCGCAGCTCGCTGACAGCCTTGGCCTCTCCACGCAGACCGTAACACCAGAAAGCTATCGTATTGCTGCTGAACTAACCGAGCTCGGTGCACATGTCGCCGCGATCGAAGAGCGTCGTCGCGAATTCATGAAGAAATCACCGGAAATCTTGCGCTATAAAGGCGAGCTCATCGGTCGTATCGAATACCTGCTTGATGGCAAACTGGCATTGGTACACATTCCTTGGGAAGACATCCAGGCTTACAGTGACCAGTACAACCCGAGTGTACTAGTACTCGATGAGATGCGTTTGGTCGAGAACGTCGAGGTCGCTGTAGCCATCAAGACCTATCCCGATGGTAAACTAACCGGTAAGCTGCGCTCCAATCAGCCGGTATCTGAGACGATTGCCGGCTACTTCGGTGGCGGTGGCCACCCCTATGCATCTGGTTTCCGTGTCTACGAAGAATACGACAAGATAGTCCACGAGCTCGTAACCGCTACCGACAAGGCACTCCATGAAATTGCATAA
- a CDS encoding hypothetical protein (RAAC3_TM7_1_687) translates to MKDYHAIIPAVWVIVKNDKGQIFMLRRANTGWRDGSWTVPAGHVEKDEGPIAAAIRELKEEVGLTISAEQLSEPLVHFYPADTYDHERVSLFFQLNDYDGTPTNTEPDKANKAAWFDMDKLPEAMPPLLRRAFIDIKAGTNYSERYYDTHHHQELLQ, encoded by the coding sequence GTGAAAGATTATCATGCGATTATTCCCGCAGTCTGGGTAATCGTTAAAAACGATAAAGGGCAGATATTTATGCTTCGCCGCGCCAACACTGGTTGGCGAGATGGCTCCTGGACGGTGCCAGCTGGTCATGTTGAAAAAGACGAAGGACCGATCGCGGCGGCGATTCGCGAGTTGAAAGAAGAGGTCGGATTGACAATTTCCGCTGAGCAGCTAAGTGAACCGTTGGTACATTTCTATCCGGCCGACACGTATGACCATGAGCGTGTCTCTTTATTTTTTCAATTGAATGACTATGATGGTACGCCGACAAATACCGAACCCGATAAGGCCAATAAGGCTGCCTGGTTTGATATGGATAAGCTACCCGAAGCTATGCCACCACTACTCCGCCGCGCTTTTATCGATATCAAAGCGGGCACTAACTACTCAGAACGTTACTACGACACACATCACCACCAAGAACTGTTACAATAA
- a CDS encoding recombination protein RecR (RAAC3_TM7_1_688) — translation MIQILPSALSNLIDALGQLPGVGARTAERYAYFLLKNDARTAERLADAVNNVHAGVKQCPVTFALIDDSQDVSPLYSDATRDKTLIAVVEEPLDIVALERTGQFKGAYHVLGGAISPIDGVGPEQLHIPELVMRIRQDNVKELIIATNASVEGESTALFLQRYIKDAGIDVTMSRLARGIPVGVDLEYADQITLGHALEGRRAL, via the coding sequence GTGATTCAAATCCTTCCCTCAGCGCTTTCCAATTTAATCGATGCGCTTGGCCAGCTTCCAGGTGTTGGTGCTCGTACCGCCGAGCGCTATGCATATTTTCTATTAAAAAACGACGCGCGCACGGCCGAGCGGCTAGCCGACGCTGTCAATAACGTCCACGCTGGCGTCAAGCAGTGCCCGGTGACTTTCGCTCTGATCGATGACTCTCAAGATGTTTCGCCGCTCTATAGTGACGCGACGCGTGACAAGACGCTTATTGCCGTCGTTGAAGAACCGCTCGATATTGTTGCACTGGAGCGTACCGGCCAGTTTAAGGGCGCCTACCATGTGCTCGGTGGAGCAATTTCACCGATCGATGGCGTCGGTCCGGAGCAGCTACATATTCCCGAGCTAGTGATGCGCATACGGCAAGACAACGTGAAAGAATTGATTATCGCTACCAATGCATCGGTAGAAGGGGAGTCAACCGCGCTATTTCTCCAAAGATATATCAAGGATGCCGGTATCGATGTCACGATGTCACGTTTGGCACGCGGCATCCCGGTCGGGGTTGATTTGGAATACGCCGATCAGATCACACTCGGCCATGCCTTAGAAGGACGACGAGCATTGTGA
- a CDS encoding hypothetical protein (RAAC3_TM7_1_689), producing the protein MAFNQMKMLNDLRKAQKDLKKQIVEVEAGDGAVVVRVTGELKIDSIKIDPERVDFDDIGELEHWIEIAVRDGLAKAQEIAAETMKPLMGGLNLPGM; encoded by the coding sequence ATGGCGTTTAACCAGATGAAAATGCTTAATGACCTGCGAAAAGCGCAGAAAGACTTGAAGAAACAAATCGTTGAGGTTGAAGCCGGCGACGGTGCAGTCGTCGTGCGCGTTACGGGTGAACTGAAGATCGATAGTATCAAGATCGACCCCGAGCGAGTTGATTTCGATGATATCGGTGAGCTGGAACACTGGATTGAGATAGCAGTGCGTGACGGCCTAGCCAAAGCGCAGGAAATCGCCGCCGAGACCATGAAGCCCCTCATGGGTGGCCTTAATCTGCCAGGCATGTAG